The Nocardia vinacea genome contains the following window.
CACAAGAGACCTCGATACAGGAGACGAACATGATTGTGGTGACGGGCGCGACAGGGAATGTCGGACGGCCACTCGTACAAGCCCTCATCGACGCAGGCGAGCAAGTGACAGCCGTCTCACGAAGGGGGACCGCCGCGTCTGCCGGCGTTCGGTCCCTCCGGGCCGACTTGGCCGAGCCGGAGAGCCTCGAGCCCGCCCTCCACGGTGCGAAAGCTCTGTTCCTGCTGACCTCCCCCGACTTTATGGCGAACGGCAATCTCGGTGATGTCATGAACGTCGTTGTGGCGTCCAGCGTTCGACGGGTCGTATTGCTGTCGTCTCACGGTGTCGGCACACAACGCCACTCCGCGCATCTGGAGGACGCCGTAAAAGAGTCGGAGCTGGAATGGATCATGTTGCGCCCGGGCAACTTCGACTCCAACGCGCTCCAATGGGCCGACTCGGTCCGCAGACAAAGAGTGGTCGCAGCTCCGTTCGGCGACGTCGCGGTGCCGAGCATCGACCCTGCCGATATCGCCGAAGTCGCCGCCGTCGCGCTGCTCGAACCAGGCCATGCGGGCGGGATCTATACGTTGACCGGACCGGAACCGACCTCGCCCCGAGGGCAGGCCGCAGCGATCGGGAACGCCTTGGGCGAGCCGGTCCGGTTCGTCGAGCAGAGCCGCGCGCAGGCACGCGCCCAAATGTTGGGGTACATGCCAGAACCGGTTGTCGAGGCCACCCTCGACGCTCTGGGCACGCCGTTGGCCTCCGAGCAGCGCGTCAGTCCCGATGTGGAGCGTCTGCTCGGCCGCCCGCCCCGCTCCTTCGCCGAATGGGCGGCAAGCAACATCTCGGCTTTCGGCTAGATCGAGTGAATGAATATGCGGATGGCGGTGATTCGTCGACTGTCGGGGGCGAAGTCGATGAAGGCGACGCCCTGGGCCGATTCCAGTCGGACGCTGGCACTCACGGTTCGGCCTGCAGCGATCAGCTTGTCCCACTGCATATTCCGAGCCCGATTGGTGAACTCCTCCAGCGAAATCCTGGTCCCGGCCGGAAGTTCGATGATCGCGCGTTCGCTGAGCAGGCGACGAACCCGCGAGATATCCGTGGCCGCCGCGGCCGAGAGCACCTGGGCCGCAGCGTGTTTGCCCGATCGGCCGATACCGCGCATTGCCTGCATCATGCCGAGCATGCCGTCGAATCCTTGATTCGCGATCAGCTGCGGGCCCAATTTCAGTGCCGCGCCGAGTCCGGGCAGTCCGGTGCGCAGTAACTGCACGATCATCGCGGCCAGCTCCCAATGAGCGGCCAGCCGGGTGATTTTCCAGACGCCGTCTTCCTCGACGAGGTCGTAGCGCAGGTGCATGGGCACCGCTACGGTGGCGCCGGTCGACATGGTGGTGCGGATCAGCAGGTCGCGGACCACGGTGGACAGGCCGACGAAGTCGTGGTCGACCCGGAAGGCAATGGTGTTGGGGCCGATGAAAGTGTCGTAGAACCGTTCGATCGCCGCGCGGCCGATATGCGGGCGGGAACCGACCGGATCATTGACGGTGGCATCGGCGGTGAACAGGTCGACCCAGGCCGCCTTGTCGTGTGCCGCCACCGCACGCGGTGACGCCTGGACGGCCGCGATCAGGTCCTTGGCTGTGGAATCCAGCGGCATGACAATTCCTCCTAGCTACTGCGTCACATGGTAGAACATGTTCTAATTTCGGCGCCGGGGGTTCGGTAAGAAGTGCTCGGCGCCCTGCCCGACAAGGACGCCTATGGACTGGTACACCGGCAACACCGCCTACGACACCGTGCTGACGATCGGCTTCGCGTTCGCGGCATTCGTGCTGATCGGCGGCCTTTTCGCACAGAGTCCCTACGGCCGTTTCGGCACCACCGAGATGGGCTTCAACCTCAATCCGAGGCTCGGCTGGTGGTTGATGGAGATTCCCGCGACGGTGGTCTTCGCGGCGTTCTATCTAACCGGCCCCGACCGCTTCGAGCCGACTGCGCTGGTGCTCGCGGCCATCTGGCTGCTGCACTACGGCAACCGCGGCTGGTTCTTCCCGCTTTCGATCCGACAGGTCCCGGGCAAGCGCAGCAGCTTCAATGTCTCGGTGATCGCCGCGGGCATGTTCGTCACAGCGCTGCACGGCTACCTCAACGGCGCCCTCTTCAGCCACGACTACCTGCACCAATACGGCACCGACTGGCTGATCGATCCGCGCTTCCTGACCGGTCTGGTCAGCTACCTCGGCGGCTTCGCGCTGCTGGTCAGCTCCGAATCGATCGTGCGCAATCTGCGCGATAAGGACAATCCGGGTGCGACCGAATACCGCATCCCGCACGGCGCGGGTTTCCGCTTCGTCAGCAGCCCCGCTTATCTCGCCGAGCTGATCGCCTGGGCCGGGTTCGCACTGCTCACCTGGTCCCTGGCGGGTGTGGTGATCTTCTTGATCACTGCGGGGAATCTGGTGCCGCGCGCCTTTGCCACGCACAAGTGGTATCGCGAGAAGTTCGCCGACTATCCGGCCGATCGAAAGGCTTTGATTCCCTTCGTTATCTGAAGGGTCATACAGTGACGCGATGGCGATCATCGATGCGTGGGCCCAGCATCCGACGGTACGGCTGCTCCAGCACGAAATGCTGGACTCGCTACGCCGCTGGACCGGCGACACCATCCCGGACCAGCCGCCGCCCGTCTCCATGACGCTCGCCGCCATGGACGCCGGCGGCGTCGATACCGCATTGATCAGCGCGTGGTACGGGCCGGAGGGCGTGCTGATCTCCAACGACGACGTGGCCGGATTCGTCGCGGAATCCGGTGGGCGCTTGGTCGGCGTCGCATCGGTGGACCTGCGCAAACCGATGGTCGCGGTGCGCGAGCTCCGTCGTGCGGTCACCGAGCTCGGGATGAAGGCGCTGCGGATCGTGCCGTGGCTGTGGGGCCTGCCGCCGAACGACCGGCGCTACTACCCGCTCTACGCCGAATGCGTCGATCTGGGAATTCCGTTCTGTACACAAGTCGGGCACACCGGCCCGCTGCGCACCTCCGAAACCGGCCGCCCGATCCCATATCTCGACGATGTCGCACTGGAGTTCCCCGAACTTGTGATCGTCGGCGGGCACATCGGCTATCCGTGGACCACCGAAATGATCGCGATGGCAACGAAATACCCGAACGTCTACATCGACACCTCCGCCTACACAGTGCGCAGGTACCCACCGGAGCTCGTGGCATACCTGAAGTCCCACGGCCGCGGCAAGGTCCTCTTCGGCACCAACTACCCGATGATCCCGCCCCAGCGCGCCCTCGCAGGCCTCGACGACCTCGCCCTTGACGACGAAGGCCGCGACCTGTTCCTCTCCGGCAACGCCACCCGCATCTTCGGCCTCACCAAGCCCGACTAGGTCTTGTCTCGAAGTGGGGGCGTCCATCACTGTTCGGCGCGTCTGGTCAGATCTTTGCGCCGGACCAGCGGTTTAGTCCGCCGTGTTGGGACACGACAGGCGTTAAAGCGCTTGGGCACCCCAGACTGCATGTGAGCCGGAGTCTCCGACGCGGTATACCTGCGTGGTCGCCGCGCCGCCCGCGGCGATAGCCAATACCGCGGCCAGCACGGTGACCACGCGCCCCACCGGACGCCCACGCTCATCGCGCAGATGGACGACGATTAGCAAAGCAGTGACGAGCAGTAGCGGCACGACGTAGTAGATCATCGTGTTGCCGAGGTCGGCATGCTTATCGATGGCGGAGGATCCGCCGAGCTTGTGCTGGAACCACTGCCCAGCCTCGGTCGTCACCGGTGTCAGGGCTACGGTGATCGCGGCAAGCGCCGTGACCAGCCAGATCAGCCGCCGACGAGCCGCGGGCCACACCGCCGACAAGATGAGCAGCGCCGCGGTCAGCGGTACGAAGACCACGATGAGGTGCACCAGCAGCACGTGGGCGGGTAACCCGTTGATCGTCGACATGAGGCAACTCCCGGAGTTCGTGACCGCGGCGGCGGATGCGGCCCAAAGTATCTCCCTCACCTAACGGTTCAGCGCGCTACGCGGTTCATCCGGGCCCATGAGTCCGGGCGGCGCCGGGCGGCGTCACTGCCCGCGCCACAGCCGATCAGTCCCCCTCGGCAACCTCCGCCGCCTCACCCACCGGATAGAAGCGGTGCACCGTGAGCGCCGCCGCGAGCAGCCGCGAGCCATTGGGCTCGCTCGGATCGATGCCGGTGAGTTCGGCGATGCGCTTGAGCCGGTAGCTGAAGGTATTGGGGTGCACGTGCACTTCGGCGGCTGCCGCCTTCCGATCTGACCCGTGCCGCAGATGCGCCTCCAGCGCCTCGAACAGGTGCGAGCGCAACAGCAGCGGGGCAATGCGGTCGGCCAGTCGGTCCCGGGCCGGGCCCGGCCGGGTCAGCTGATACTCGAGCAGTAGATCATCCAGGTCGTACAGTCCGCTCGGCCGGTTGAGCAACCGGGCGAGTTCGGCCAGATCGGTCGCCTCCTGCACCGCATGCGGCAGCAGATCCCGTTCGACTGCGCGACGTTCGGCCAGGAAGACATCGACGCCGAACTGTTCGGTGAGTTCGGCGGCCAGCCGCTCATACTCCTTGGATTCGGATCCGCTCGGCAACAGCGCGATTCCGGTCGTGCCGTCGAACGTGCTCAAGGCCTTGGTTCCGGCGATGCCGTCCAATGCCCGCTGCAGCACCCGGATTCGGCGCCGGGTGAGCAGATCGGCGACCACGATCGGGTGATCGTCCGGGCGGATGTGGATGGCGAGCACCGTATAGCGTTCCGCGAGAACGACATCCGCGCGCGCCGCCAGTTCCTCCGCGGGCTGGCCACGCAACAGGGCCGAACACAGCGCCCGCCGCGCCTCGCGTTCGGCGTGGTAGATCGACTGCTCCACATCGGTATACGCCTCCACTACGGCGACATTGATATCCCGCAGCAGATCGAGCAGCCGAGCGCCGAAGGCGATCAGATCGTTCATATCCTCGGGCGTGGCCACCGCCGCCGCCTCCTGCAGGATCACCCGACCGGAGCCGTGCACGGCATGCATCAACAGCCCCAACGGAATTCGGTCCTCGGCATGCCGCTCGGCCACCGGACCGACGAATTCGATCACCTCGGCCCCGGTGAACACCCGCTGCTCCTGGGTCGCGCGCAGGAAAGCCTGGCCGCATCCGGCGATCGCGGGCAGCACCTCGCCGGTGAAATGCCCGTCCGGCAGGTCCGCGGCCGGTGGCGTGGAGCCCAGGCCCGCCTCGAGCATGCGTTCGGCGATTTCGGGTAACCGACGGACCAGTCGGGCGATTATCGGCGCGTCTCCGGACAGCTGGGGCAGAAGAACGGACATGACTTGCACGTTACCCAACGATGCCATTTATCGATAAATCTCGTAACCGCTCGACTTTGTCTCCGAACACAAGATTTTCGCGGATTCTTCTCGCCCGCGTGCAGTGACAGCAGCCCTCACATGACGCTGCTCACCTGCGCGTTCCCATGTCCTACCGGGTGACGACGGTCACCGTCAAATCGCGGTTCGGAGAAAAATACCCGACTCAATTGTGTTTCGGGACAATTATTTTCCCACCCCCGAATTGCTACGTTGAGTATCGGTATTCCGGCGTCATTTCAAATAAACCACCATGCCGGTGCACCCTCGAAAGGATGTACAGGAATGAGCGTGCAGGCCGACGCCGGATGGGAATCGGCGCACCCGATTGCCGAAATATTTCGTTCTGGTCGGCCGCTACAGCCGGAGCTGGATCGGTTCTATCGGCCACCCGCCGGATTCGCACGCTTCGCCCCCGGCACCATCCTGCGGACACGCCAAGTCGAGCTGGCGCTGTTCGGCCGTGTACCACTGAGGTTTTCGGCCTGGCAGCTGCTGTACCGCACCAGCAACTTGCACGGCACCGCGGAGGCGGCGGTGACCACGGTGCTGCTGCCGTGGGGCGCCGACCCGCGCGAGCCGCGGCCGCTGGTCTCGTTCCAGTGCGCCATCGACGGCGTCAGCTCGAAATGTCTGCCTTCGTACGCACTGCGGCACGGTGCGCGGGCACTCGGCTCGATTCCGCAGATCGAACTGCCCGTCATCACCTACGCACTGGCCCGCGGCTGGGCGATCTCGGTGCCCGATCACGGCGGGCTGGCCGGACATTTCGGCGTGCCACGCGAACCCGGCTACCGATCCCTCGACGCCATCCGGGCGAGCCTGCGCTTCGCACCGCTCGGCCTGAGCGAGGCGACTCCCGTTGCGCTGTGGGGTTATTCGGGCGGTGGTCTCGCCACGGCGTGGGCCGCGGAACTGGCCGCCGGATACGCACCGGAACTCGATATCGTCGGCGCGGTCGCCGGCTCACCGGTCGGCGATCCAGGTTCGGCCTTCGCACGGTTGAACGGCACCTTCTTCGCCGGTTTTTCGACGGTGTGCGTGGCCGGACTGCGCCGCGCCTACGCGGATCTGGATCGCATCCTGCGCGCCCATGTGAAGACCGAATTCCTCGATCTGCTCACCGATGCCGAATCGCGGACCACACTGCATCTGCTGTTCCGCTTGATGGGCAAAAACGTCGACGACTACAGCCACCGCACCTTCGCCGACCTGCTCGCCGAACCCGG
Protein-coding sequences here:
- a CDS encoding NAD(P)H-binding protein; its protein translation is MIVVTGATGNVGRPLVQALIDAGEQVTAVSRRGTAASAGVRSLRADLAEPESLEPALHGAKALFLLTSPDFMANGNLGDVMNVVVASSVRRVVLLSSHGVGTQRHSAHLEDAVKESELEWIMLRPGNFDSNALQWADSVRRQRVVAAPFGDVAVPSIDPADIAEVAAVALLEPGHAGGIYTLTGPEPTSPRGQAAAIGNALGEPVRFVEQSRAQARAQMLGYMPEPVVEATLDALGTPLASEQRVSPDVERLLGRPPRSFAEWAASNISAFG
- a CDS encoding helix-turn-helix domain-containing protein, producing the protein MSVLLPQLSGDAPIIARLVRRLPEIAERMLEAGLGSTPPAADLPDGHFTGEVLPAIAGCGQAFLRATQEQRVFTGAEVIEFVGPVAERHAEDRIPLGLLMHAVHGSGRVILQEAAAVATPEDMNDLIAFGARLLDLLRDINVAVVEAYTDVEQSIYHAEREARRALCSALLRGQPAEELAARADVVLAERYTVLAIHIRPDDHPIVVADLLTRRRIRVLQRALDGIAGTKALSTFDGTTGIALLPSGSESKEYERLAAELTEQFGVDVFLAERRAVERDLLPHAVQEATDLAELARLLNRPSGLYDLDDLLLEYQLTRPGPARDRLADRIAPLLLRSHLFEALEAHLRHGSDRKAAAAEVHVHPNTFSYRLKRIAELTGIDPSEPNGSRLLAAALTVHRFYPVGEAAEVAEGD
- a CDS encoding amidohydrolase family protein, with translation MAIIDAWAQHPTVRLLQHEMLDSLRRWTGDTIPDQPPPVSMTLAAMDAGGVDTALISAWYGPEGVLISNDDVAGFVAESGGRLVGVASVDLRKPMVAVRELRRAVTELGMKALRIVPWLWGLPPNDRRYYPLYAECVDLGIPFCTQVGHTGPLRTSETGRPIPYLDDVALEFPELVIVGGHIGYPWTTEMIAMATKYPNVYIDTSAYTVRRYPPELVAYLKSHGRGKVLFGTNYPMIPPQRALAGLDDLALDDEGRDLFLSGNATRIFGLTKPD
- a CDS encoding 3-oxo-5-alpha-steroid 4-dehydrogenase; translated protein: MDWYTGNTAYDTVLTIGFAFAAFVLIGGLFAQSPYGRFGTTEMGFNLNPRLGWWLMEIPATVVFAAFYLTGPDRFEPTALVLAAIWLLHYGNRGWFFPLSIRQVPGKRSSFNVSVIAAGMFVTALHGYLNGALFSHDYLHQYGTDWLIDPRFLTGLVSYLGGFALLVSSESIVRNLRDKDNPGATEYRIPHGAGFRFVSSPAYLAELIAWAGFALLTWSLAGVVIFLITAGNLVPRAFATHKWYREKFADYPADRKALIPFVI
- a CDS encoding DUF2231 domain-containing protein is translated as MSTINGLPAHVLLVHLIVVFVPLTAALLILSAVWPAARRRLIWLVTALAAITVALTPVTTEAGQWFQHKLGGSSAIDKHADLGNTMIYYVVPLLLVTALLIVVHLRDERGRPVGRVVTVLAAVLAIAAGGAATTQVYRVGDSGSHAVWGAQAL
- a CDS encoding lipase family protein → MSVQADAGWESAHPIAEIFRSGRPLQPELDRFYRPPAGFARFAPGTILRTRQVELALFGRVPLRFSAWQLLYRTSNLHGTAEAAVTTVLLPWGADPREPRPLVSFQCAIDGVSSKCLPSYALRHGARALGSIPQIELPVITYALARGWAISVPDHGGLAGHFGVPREPGYRSLDAIRASLRFAPLGLSEATPVALWGYSGGGLATAWAAELAAGYAPELDIVGAVAGSPVGDPGSAFARLNGTFFAGFSTVCVAGLRRAYADLDRILRAHVKTEFLDLLTDAESRTTLHLLFRLMGKNVDDYSHRTFADLLAEPGLQQIMADIRPGVQAPAMPMLVIQGVNDELIAVDDIDQHVARYTVRGAHVHYLRDRLSLHMPLLFIGAPVTMNWLADRFDHRPLPAAGTKTVWSVAFTKREALGHLRFAVLFVRMLAGRPIRQFHR
- a CDS encoding nuclear transport factor 2 family protein translates to MPLDSTAKDLIAAVQASPRAVAAHDKAAWVDLFTADATVNDPVGSRPHIGRAAIERFYDTFIGPNTIAFRVDHDFVGLSTVVRDLLIRTTMSTGATVAVPMHLRYDLVEEDGVWKITRLAAHWELAAMIVQLLRTGLPGLGAALKLGPQLIANQGFDGMLGMMQAMRGIGRSGKHAAAQVLSAAAATDISRVRRLLSERAIIELPAGTRISLEEFTNRARNMQWDKLIAAGRTVSASVRLESAQGVAFIDFAPDSRRITAIRIFIHSI